TCGAGGTTGTCCGAGATGACGCCCACGCGCCCGCCTTCCCTCTCATGGATGGCGATGGGGGCGGCTCATCGGCCGCCCCCATCGGATCACTCCTCGACCGCGGGCTGTTCGCCCGAGATCCCGGCCGGGGCCAGGTACGTCTCGAACAGCGCGGTCCAGACGTCACCGCCGTCCGTGAACAGATCGTTGATGTAGTCCTTCAGCACGGTGTCGCCCTTGGGCAGTCCGACGCCGTAGCGCTCCTCGCTGAACGGTTCGCCCGCGATCTTGAGCGTCTCCGGCTCGAGCGCGACGTACCCCGCGAGAATCGCCTCGTCGGTCGTGATCGCGTCGACCTGTCCCTGCTTGAGCTGCTCCACGCACTGGGAGTACGTGTCGTTCTCGACGGTGTCACCGGGGCTGTACTCGTCGCGGATCCGCTGCAACGGCGTCGAGCCGGTGACCGAGCACACGACCTTCCCCGCCAGGTCCTCGGGGCCGTTGATCGAATCGTCGTCCGCCGCGACGAGGAGTCCCTGACCCGTGATGAAGTACGGGCCGGCGAAGTCGATCTGCTGCTTACGGGCGTCGGTGATCGAATAGGTGCCCACGTAGTAGTCGATGTCGCCGTTCACGATCGCCTGCTCGCGGTTGGCGGAGGGGATCGTCTGGAACTCGATCTGGTCCTCGTCGAAGCCGAGCGACGCGGCGATCCACCGGGCGATGTCGACGTCGAACCCGGTGCGTTCGTTGGTCACGGCGTCCTGATAGCCCAGACCGGGCTGGTCGTTCTTGACGCCCACCACGACACCGTCGCGGGCGACCATCCGCTCGTAGGTGGGGCTGTCCGCGAGGTCGACGTCGGTGGCGACCTCCCAGAGCTCCTCGGTCTCGGTGCCCTCGGTCGCGCCGGCGCCCGGGTCGGTCGGTGAGCCGCTGTTGCAGGCGGTGAGGGCCAGGGCGGCGACGGCGGCGAGACCGAAGCCG
The sequence above is a segment of the Microbacterium caowuchunii genome. Coding sequences within it:
- a CDS encoding glutamate ABC transporter substrate-binding protein; translated protein: MRTSRTLTGFGLAAVAALALTACNSGSPTDPGAGATEGTETEELWEVATDVDLADSPTYERMVARDGVVVGVKNDQPGLGYQDAVTNERTGFDVDIARWIAASLGFDEDQIEFQTIPSANREQAIVNGDIDYYVGTYSITDARKQQIDFAGPYFITGQGLLVAADDDSINGPEDLAGKVVCSVTGSTPLQRIRDEYSPGDTVENDTYSQCVEQLKQGQVDAITTDEAILAGYVALEPETLKIAGEPFSEERYGVGLPKGDTVLKDYINDLFTDGGDVWTALFETYLAPAGISGEQPAVEE